A stretch of the Aegilops tauschii subsp. strangulata cultivar AL8/78 chromosome 4, Aet v6.0, whole genome shotgun sequence genome encodes the following:
- the LOC109741470 gene encoding callose synthase 3 isoform X2, with the protein MTSLSRTLSRAGPMQPPGPRRILRTQTAVNLGEPIFDSEVVPSSLVEIAPILRVANEVEAANPRVAYLCRFYAFEKAHRLDPTSSGRGVRQFKTALLQRLERENVPTLTGRAQKSDAREIQTFYRHYYKKYIQALQNASDQGDRSQLTKAYQTANVLFEVLKAVTQQHAVEVDDEILETADKVKEKTKIYIPFNILPLDPDSGNQAVMKFPEIQAAASALRNTRGLPLPKNYESKVNEDLLDWLQAMFGFQTDNVSNQREHLILLLANIHIRKHPKTDEHSKLEDNALDEVMKKLFKNYKKWCKYHGRKSSLWLPTIQQEVQQRKLLYIGLYLLIWGEAANLRFLPECLCYIYHHMAFEMYGMLAGNVSAMTGEYVKPAYGGDKEAFLKKIVTPIYCTIAQEAERSKIEKGNHSQWRNYDDLNEFFWSADCFRLGWPMRADADFFCQPLKPVDERNEGTIKADKQKGKVNFVELRSFWHIFRSFDRMWSFFILALQIMIILAWSEGGSLGNIFDPLVFKEILSIFITSSILNLGKATLDIIFNWRARRTMEFMVKLRYVLKFILAAMWVVLLSVTYAYTWEKPTGIIRTIKNWFGNGPDQPSLFIIAVVVYLLPDMLAAVLFALPLLRRKLEGSDYKLMRLIMWWSQTRLFVGRGMHESAFSLFMYTMFWVALLLTKFVFSYYVEIKPLVEPTKDIMKFPINHFRWHEFFPRAKGNIGVVISLWAPVILVYFMDTQIWYTIFSTLVGGVYGAFQRLGEIRTLGMLRSRFDSIPLAVNDCLVPVETSDARRKKGLRSNFKNRFKEMTHEDKEKVAARFAQMWNEIVSSFREEDLIDNREKELLLVPYVADQGLRVTQWPPFLLASMVPIAVDMAKDSNGKDRDLKKRIENDYYFSCAIKECYASCKNIINDLVHGEQEKRVINTIFTEVEKCIAEDKVITDLNMQSLPDLYNKFVELVEFLKKNDEKDRVAVIKIFQDMLEVVTRDIMEDQLPSILESSHGGSYQRPEGMTAWDNEYQLFQPSGAIKFPLEVSTEAWKEKVNRLELLLTVKESAMDVPSNLEARRRLTFFTNSLFMDMPDAPKVRNTISFSALTPYYNEHVLFSIKDLEEENEDGVSTLFYLQKIYPDEWKNFQERIEEELKDNEELKEEALRQWASYRGQTLTRTVRGMMYYRKALVLEAFLDMAKHEDLMEGYKAAGSISDEEWKSLIAQCEALADMKFAYVVSCQQYGNDKRSALSNAQDILQLMRTYPSLRVAYIDVVEDRVGEKQIETAYYSTLVKVALNKDSESAGPVQNLDQVIYRIKLPGPAILGEGKPENQNHAIIFTRGEGLQTIDMNQDNYMEEALKMRNLLQEFLTEDGIRQPSILGVREHIFTGSVSSLAWFMSNQEHSFVTIGQRLLANPLKVRFHYGHPDVFDRLFHLTRGGVSKASRSINLSEDIFAGFNSTLRGGNVTHHEYVQVGKGRDVGLNQISKFEAKVANGNGEQTLSRDIYRLGHRFDFFRMLSCYFTTVGFYFSTLLTVFTVYVFLYGRLYLALSGLEEGLATQRKFSHNHALQVALASQSLVQLGFLMALPMMMEIGLEKGFGKALSEFIMMNLQLASVFFTFSLGTKTHYYGRMLLHGGAQYRSTGRGFVVFHAKFAENYRLYSRSHFVKGIELMTLLIVYQLFGQTSHSTIAYIFVTSSMWFLVLTWLFAPFLFNPSGFEWAKILDDWSDWNKWISNRGGIGVSPEKSWESWWEIEQEHLKHTGTLGIIFEIILSLRFFIYQYGLVYQLTITNNNKSIVVYLISWLVILVMLVILKIISVGRRRFGANFQLFFRLIKFMIFVSFFAILVVLIVLLHMTIKDILVCFLAFLPTGWGILLIAQACRPLFRVTGLWGSVRALARAYEVIMGMLLFTPITVLSWFPFVSEFQTRMLFNQAFSRGLQISRILGGQKKERAASTKD; encoded by the exons ATGACGTCCCTGTCGCGGACGCTCTCCCGGGCCGGCCCGATGCAGCCGCCGGGGCCTCGCCGGATTCTGAGGACGCAGACCGCCGTCAACCTCGGCGAGCCCATCTTCGACAGTGAGGTGGTGCCGTCGTCGCTCGTGGAGATCGCGCCCATCCTCCGTGTCGCCAACGAGGTCGAGGCGGCCAACCCCCGCGTCGCCTACCTCT GTCGATTCTATGCATTCGAAAAGGCTCACAGATTGGATCCAACTTCAAGCGGTCGAGGTGTCCGACAATTCAAGACCGCTCTTCTACAACGGCTCGAAAGG GAGAATGTGCCCACCTTGACCGGAAGGGCCCAGAAGAGTGATGCACGGGAAATACAGACCTTCTATCGACACTACTACAAAAAATATATTCAGGCACTGCAAAATGCTTCTGACCAAGGGGATCG TTCCCAACTTACCAAAGCATACCAGACCGCCAATGTTCTGTTTGAGGTTTTAAAAGCAGTCACTCAACAACATGCTGTTGAAGTTGACGATGAG ATCTTGGAAACTGCTGATAAGGTTAAAGAGAAGACAAAAATCTATATCCCTTTTAACATTCTGCCTCTTGATCCTGACAGTGGCAACCAGGCAGTCATGAAATTTCCAGAG ATACAAGCTGCTGCTTCTGCTCTTCGCAATACTAGAGGCCTTCCACTACCCAAAAATTATGAGAGTAAGGTTAACGAGGACCTCTTGGATTGGCTACAAGCTATGTTTGGCTTTCAG ACAGACAATGTTTCTAATCAGAGGGAGCATTTGATTTTACTTCTTGCTAACATACATATACGGAAACATCCAAAGACCGATGAACACTCAAAG TTGGAGGACAATGCGCTTGATGAAGTGATGAAAAAGTTATTTAAGAACTACAAGAAGTGGTGCAAATATCATGGTCGCAAGAGTAGCCTTTG GTTGCCAACAATTCAGCAAGAGGTGCAACAACGGAAATTACTCTATATTGGTCTATACCTTCTTATCTGGGGGGAAGCTGCAAATTTGCGATTTTTGCCAGAATGTCTTTGCTACATATATCATCAT ATGGCATTTGAAATGTATGGTATGCTAGCTGGAAATGTGAGTGCCATGACAGGTGAATATGTGAAGCCAGCCTATGGCGGTGATAAAGAAGCCTTTCTAAAAAAGATTGTCACTCCAATTTACTGTACCATTGCGCAG GAAGCTGAAAGGAGCAAAATAGAAAAAGGGAATCATTCTCAGTGGAGAAACTACGATGATCTTAACGAATTTTTTTG GTCTGCTGACTGCTTTCGGCTAGGTTGGCCTATGCGAGCTGATGCTGATTTCTTTTGTCAACCTTTAAAGCCAGTTGATGAAAGAAATGAA GGCACAATAAAAGCTGACAAGCAGAAAGGGAAGGTCAATTTTGTGGAGCTGCGCTCGTTTTGGCACATATTCAGGAGTTTCGATAGAATGTGGAGCTTCTTTATTCTAGCTCTTCAG ATTATGATTATTCTTGCTTGGAGTGAAGGAGGGTCATTAGGTAATATTTTTGATCCTCTGGTTTTCAAGGAGATCTTGAGCATCTTTATCACTTCTTCTATACTAAATCTTGGAAAAG CTACACTTGACATAATCTTTAATTGGAGGGCCAGGAGAACGATGGAATTTATGGTCAAACTGAGATATGTCCTGAAGTTCATATTGGCAGCTATGTGGGTTGTACTTCTGTCAGTTACATATGCATACACCTGGGAGAAACCGACAGGAATTATTAGGACCATCAAAAACTGGTTCGGAAATGGTCCAGATCAACCATCACTCTTCATCATTGCAGTAGTCGTATACTTGTTGCCCGATATGCTAGCTGCTGTACTTTTCGCTCTTCCATTACTACGCCGGAAACTTGAAGGTTCAGATTATAAACTCATGAGATTGATCATGTGGTGGTCTCAG ACTCGCCTGTTTGTTGGTAGGGGAATGCATGAAAGCGCCTTTTCACTTTTCAT GTACACCATGTTTTGGGTTGCTCTTCTTTTGACAAAGTTCGTATTTAGCTACTATGTCGAG ATCAAGCCTCTTGTTGAACCCACCAAGGATATCATGAAATTCCCTATAAATCATTTCCGGTGGCATGAGTTTTTTCCAAGAG CGAAGGGCAACATTGGCGTTGTAATTTCACTTTGGGCCCCAGTCATTTTG GTGTATTTCATGGACACACAAATTTGGTATACAATCTTCTCCACTCTAGTTGGTGGAGTTTATGGTGCTTTCCAACGACTTGGCGAG ATCCGCACACTTGGAATGCTGCGGTCTCGCTTTGATTCAATACCTTTAGCCGTTAATGATTGTCTAGTTCCGGTTGAAACATCTGATGCAAGGCGGAAGAAAGGTCTAAGGTCTAATTTCAAGAATCGTTTCAAGGAG ATGACGCATGAAGACAAGGAGAAGGTAGCTGCAAGATTTGCACAGATGTGGAATGAAATTGTCTCTAGCTTCCGTGAGGAAGACCTTATAGATAACAG GGAGAAGGAGCTGCTACTTGTTCCATATGTGGCTGATCAGGGTCTTCGTGTTACGCAGTGGCCTCCATTTTTGCTTGCCAGCATG GTCCCCATAGCCGTTGACATGGCGAAGGATAGCAATGGTAAAGACCGTGACTTGAAAAAGAGGATTGAAAACGATTATTATTTTTCTTGTGCAATTAAAGAATGTTATGCATCATGTAAAAACATCATCAATGATCTTGTACATGGTGAACAAGAGAAAAG GGTCATAAATACTATATTTACTGAAGTTGAAAAGTGTATTGCTGAGGACAAAGTTATTACAGATTTGAATATGCAATCCCTGCCAGATCTCTACAATAAGTTTGTTGAATTGGTAGAATTCTTG AAAAAGAATGATGAGAAAGACAGGGTCGCTGTGATAAAGATATTTCAAGATATGCTGGAGGTTGTAACGAGAGATATAATGGAAGACCAACTTCCTAG TATTTTGGAGTCAAGTCATGGGGGTTCATATCAAAGGCCAGAGGGCATGACAGCATGGGATAATGAATATCAGTTATTTCAACCATCTGGAGCTATCAAGTTTCCACTAGAAGTCAGCACAGAGGCTTGGAAAGAAAAG GTGAATAGGCTGGAACTACTGCTCACGGTGAAAGAGTCTGCTATGGACGTTCCTTCAAATCTTGAGGCCAGAAGGCGTCTTACCTTTTTCACTAACTCTTTGTTTATGGATATGCCTGATGCTCCTAAAGTCCGAAACACAATTTCATTTTC TGCATTGACTCCTTATTACAATGAGCATGTTCTTTTCTCCATAAAAGATCTTGAAGAGGAAAATGAAGATGGAGTTTCCACTCTGTTCTACCTACAGAAAATTTACCCAG ATGAATGGAAGAACTTCCAGGAAAGGATTGAGGAAGAACTAAAAGATAATGAAGAACTGAAGGAAGAAGCGCTTCGTCAATGGGCTTCATACAGAGGCCAAACGCTAACTCGAACAG TTAGAGGCATGATGTACTACCGAAAAGCTTTGGTTCTTGAAGCATTTCTAGATATGGCCAAACATGAAG ATCTCATGGAAGGGTATAAAGCAGCTGGGTCAATATCGGATGAAGAGTGGAAGTCCTTGATTGCTCAGTGTGAAGCATTGGCTGATATGAAGTTCGCCTATGTGGTATCATGCCAACAATATGGAAATGACAAGCGTTCCGCTCTTTCAAATGCCCAAGACATATTACAGCTAATGAGAAC GTACCCTTCTCTGCGTGTAGCATATATTGATGTGGTGGAAGATAGAGTAGGAGAGAAGCAAATTGAGACAGCTTATTACTCTACATTGGTAAAGGTTGCTCTAAATAAGGACTCTGAATCCGCAGGTCCAGTACAAAATCTTGATCAG GTTATCTACCGGATAAAACTTCCAGGCCCTGCAATATTGGGAGAAGGAAAACCCGAAAATCAAAACCATGCAATAATTTTCACCCGTGGTGAAGGCCTGCAAACAATAGACATGAACCAG GATAACTATATGGAAGAAGCACTTAAAATGAGAAACTTGCTTCAAGAGTTCCTTACAGAAGATGGAATCCGGCAGCCATCTATACTTGGAGTTAGGGAGCACATTTTTACTGGCAG TGTCTCCTCCCTTGCATGGTTTATGTCAAATCAGGAGCACAGTTTTGTGACTATTGGACAACGGCTGCTTGCAAACCCTCTGAA GGTCCGATTCCACTATGGCCACCCGGATGTATTTGATAGGCTTTTCCATCTAACGAGGGGTGGTGTCAGTAAGGCATCAAGGAGTATCAACTTAAGTGAAGATATTTTTGCAG GGTTTAACTCAACTCTTCGTGGCGGCAATGTAACACATCATGAATATGTGCAAGTCGGCAAGGGACGAGATGTAGGACTAAATCAGATCTCCAAGTTTGAGGCTAAGGTGGCAAATGGAAATGGCGAGCAGACCCTTAGCCGTGATATCTACCGGCTTGGGCACCGGTTCGATTTCTTCAGAATGCTTTCATGCTACTTCACCACCGTGGGATTTTATTTCAGTACACTG TTGACAGTCTTCACAGTTTATGTGTTTTTGTACGGGCGCCTTTATCTTGCTCTCAGTGGACTTGAAGAAGGGCTTGCAACACAACGGAAATTCAGCCATAATCATGCTCTTCAGGTTGCTCTTGCCTCGCAGTCTCTTGTTCAGCTTGGTTTTCTGATGGCCCTGCCCATGATGATGGAAATTGGCCTTGAAAAAGGATTTGGCAAGGCACTAAGTGAATTTATAATGATGAACTTGCAACTGGCATCCGTGTTCTTTACATTTTCACTTGGTACCAAGACTCACTATTATGGACGTATGTTGCTTCATGGAGGTGCTCAATACAGAAGTACCGGAAGGGGCTTTGTTGTCTTTCATGCAAAGTTTGCAGAAAACTACAGGCTATATTCTCGCAGCCACTTTGTTAAAGGCATCGAGTTGATGACTCTGCTCATCGTTTATCAACTATTTGGTCAAACCTCCCACTCAACCATCGCATATATCTTTGTTACGTCCTCCATGTGGTTCCtagtgttgacatggctctttgCACCATTTCTATTCAACCCCTCGGGGTTTGAGTGGGCGAAAATTTTGGACGATTGGTCGGATTGGAACAAGTGGATCAGCAATCGTGGTGGGATTGGTGTGTCTCCAGAAAAGAGCTGGGAATCCTGGTGGGAGATAGAGCAGGAGCATCTGAAGCATACAGGAACACTCGGAATCATCTTTGAGATAATTTTGTCCCTTCGGTTTTTCATATATCAGTATGGCCTTGTGTACCAGTTAACTATCACAAACAACAACAAAAGTATCGTG GTTTACTTAATTTCATGGCTCGTAATTTTGGTGATGCTGGTTATTTTGAAG ATCATATCTGTCGGAAGGCGGAGGTTCGGCGCGAACTTTCAGCTGTTCTTCCGTCTGATCAAGTTCATGATATTCGTTTCGTTCTTCGCTATTTTGGTTGTGCTGATAGTTCTGCTTCACATGACTATTAAAGACATACTTGTATGCTTCCTGGCATTCTTGCCCACCGGATGGGGAATACTACTG ATTGCACAAGCTTGCAGGCCTCTTTTCCGGGTCACGGGGCTATGGGGATCTGTCCGAGCCCTTGCGCGGGCGTACGAGGTTATCATGGGGATGCTTCTGTTCACACCAATTACTGTCCTGTCATGGTTCCCCTTCGTCTCCGAGTTCCAGACGCGGATGCTGTTCAACCAGGCATTCAGTAGAGGACTGCAGATTTCCCGGATTCTTGGCGGTCAGAAGAAGGAGAGGGCCGCTAGCACCAAAGACTAA